Genomic segment of Tomitella fengzijianii:
GTTCGCGGTGGCGGCGGCCCGGCGGGGGCGGAGCGCGGCACGCTCGGCAGACGCGTGATCGCGCCCGTAGCAGAATCTACAATGTTCTAGCGTTGACTATAGATATAGGAATATTCGTCTGACTTCGCGCGCTTCTTCCGGCGCGGGCCGCTACCGTCGCTGTCATGGGTGAGATGAAGCGGCGCATGCTCTCCGGCGAGTCCTACCGCGACGACGACGGCGAACTGCTCGCCGAGCGCCTGGCCTGCCGCCGCGCTCTCGACGAGTTCAACGGCGCGCCCGCCGACGACGAGGAGCGCCGCATCGAGATCCTGCGGTCGCTGCTCGGGTCGCTGGGCGAGCGGACGCGCATCATGCCGCGGCTGACGTGCGACTACGGCGCGCAGATCCACATCGGCGACGATTCCTTCCTCAACTACGACGCGATCCTGCTCGACTGCGCACACATCACCATCGGCAGCAACGTCTTCATCGGGCCCCGCGCCCAGCTACTCACCGCGCTGCACCCGATGGAGGATCATGCGGCGCGGCGCGCGGGGTGGGAATCGGCCGCGCCCGTGACGATCGGCGACGGGGTGTGGCTGGGCGCGGGGGTGATCGTGTGTCCGGGGGTGCGCATTGGGCCGGATACGGTGATCGGAACGGGGAGCGTGGTCACCCGCGACCTGCCCGCGCGGGTCTTCGCCGCCGGCAACCCGTGCCGCGTCATCCGCTCGCTCGAGGGCGAGGCGCCGGCGTGAGGCGCCGGTGCCCTCGCACCGAGTTCGGTCGACAGCCAAAGACTTTAGAAGTACTTTGTAAGTATGCAGGTTGATGAGGTGCCATTCTCCGAGCTCCAGTTGCACGGCAAGGCCACGGTCGCACGCCTGCAGAGCACACGTGGCCAGTCGCTGCTGATCCGGCGCCGCGACGGCGACAACCTCGTACTGACCACCGCCGAACGGGCCGGTCGCGACCGCGAAGTCTCCTCGGTCGCCATGCGGGTACTCGCTACGCTTCTCTCACGCGACAGGAATGCGCAGGACTCGATCTCCGGCGCCATCACCGACGTCTTTCCGTGGGCCGTCTTCCTGCCCCCGGAGGACTTGCGCAGGTTCGTCGACGAGCTCGCCGAAACGCTGCGGGCCGCCGATGCTCTCGATAATCCGAATCCCCTGGCCCAATCGATCGCGGCCTGGCGCAACACCGCCGAGGCCCACGCCGATCCGGCGGTCGCCGCGCAGCTGAGCACTGACACCGGCGACGACCACGGCACCGTGCCTGCGCCCGCCGCGTGAGCCCGAAGCGCGGAGACCGCGTCGCCCCACCCGCGGACCCCGCCGGCGGTTGGGATCTGCGTTTCGCGACGGCGGAGGCTGCAAGGGGCTGGGAGGCTCTTTGCCGACAGGCACCGGGAAACACGCTCACCGCCTGGAACACCTTGCGCGACCGTGCCACTGCGCCGACACCGACACCTCGGCACCATCAGCTCAAGGGCTCACTCGCCACAGCTACTCATCGGGGAACCGTCATGGAGCAATGGCAGTACGAGGTCACCGGAGGCGGGCGGATCTGGTATCTCGTAGACATCGAACGCAGCACGCTGTGGGTGAAGGCAGCAACGACCGGGCACCCGAAATCCACCGAGTAGCAGCGTTCACCATCGGCCCACACCGGGGTGGGAGCAGCTCGCGCCACGCGCCTTATCCGGCTGCCCCTATTCGTATTACGATTATGCATATGGAGCGGAAGATCCGGGGGCAGGAAGTATCGGACCGCCAGATTGACGAGCGGGTTGCCGAGGCCGAGGCCGGCTACAACCCTCAGTGGCTGAAGAAACGCATGGGCCGCCCCTCACGGTCCGAGCACGCGGCCAAGGTGGTTCCCGTGCGCTTGACCGACGCTGAACTCGAGGCAGTCATGGCCCGGGCCGAACGCGAGCACCTCAACCGCTCCGATGCGATTCGGCAGGCACTGGCCCAGTGGGCCGCCGCGTCGTGATCATCCGGCGATCAGCACGCAAGCACGACATCACCGATGGGTGCCATCCCTCGACATCGTTCTCTACCCTTTTCTAGCCTCGCGCACAGATTACCCTAGCGAGCCATGACGTCGACCTAACCGGCGCCGACCTGCGCGCCGCGACGCTCCACGGGGCGGACCTCGACAGGGCGCTGTTTCTCACCGCATCGCAGGTCGGCGCCACCCTGGACGACGAGCACACGCTCCTGCCGCCGGACATCGACCGCCCGTCCCACTGGGGCCGATGAGCCTCCATCGCTCTCTATATCGCAATCTAACGCATATGATAGATAGCGGAATAGTCGCCGATCGTGCCGGCCGGCGCGCGGCGGGTGTTCAATGGCGGAGGTGGACTCCCCGTGGCGCATCGACCCTGTGACACTCACCGGCAGCCTGGTGGAACTGGTGCCGCTGGCGCCCGAACACCACGACGGCCTGGTCGACGCCGCCCGCGACGGCGAGATGTGGGACCGCTGGTACACCTCGGTGCCGGAACCGGACGGCATGCGCGCCGAGGTCGACCGCCGCCTGAGCCTGGCCGAGCGCGGCGAGATGGTGCCGTTCACCGCCGTGCGCAGGTCCGACGGGGCGGCGCTCGGCATGACCACCTACTACGCGCTCGACCCCGTCGTGCCGCGCCTGGAGATCGGTTACACCTGGAACCGGCAGTCCGCGCACGGCGCCGGCACCAACGCGGAGTCCAAGCTGCTGCTGCTCACCCACGCGTTCGACGTGCTCGGCTGCCAGTGCGTGGGGTTCCGCACCCAGTGGCAGAACCGTCAGTCGCAGGAGGCGATCGAGCGGCTCGGCGCCCGGCGCGACGGGGTGCTGCGCGCGTACGGCCGGCACCGCAACGGCGTGCTCAAAGACGTGGTCATGTACTCGGTGCTGGCGCACGAGTGGCCCGAGGTGCGCGCGGGACTGGAGCACCGGCTGCGGCACCGGCGCTGACGGACGGGCCTTCAGTCGATCAGCGCCGCAACGGCCGCCCGGGCCGACGCGGCGTACCCACCACCGAACAGCAGCGCGTGCACCAGCAGCGGGAAGAGTTGGTGCAGGCCTATGCGGTCCGTCCAGTCGCCCGGCAGCGGCGCGGCGTTCGCGTAGCCGTCGACGATGGACTCCAGGTGCGGCGCCCCGAACAGGCTCAGCATTGCCAGATCCGCCTCCGGGTGCCCGCCGCACGCGGCCGGGTCGATGAGCACCGCGCCGCCGTCGTCCCACAGCACGTTTCCGGCCCACAGGTCGCCGTGGATGCGGGCCGGACGCACCGGCCGGCCGTCCGCGCCGAGGTCCCACCGGCCCGCGCGCAGATCGGCGCACACGCGCTCCACCCCGTCGGACATCGCCCCGTCGATCGCCCCCTTTCCCCGGCACCAGAGAGCCACGGGCTCGACGCGCGCCGCCGCGTAGAACTCTCCGAAGTGTGGCGACGGCGCGTGCGGCAGCGCCAACGGGTGGCACATCGGGCCGAAGAAGTACTGCTTCGCGCCCGGCGGGAGCGCCCCGAACGCGTCCGCCCCGGCGGCGTGCGTGCGAGCGAGCCCGCGGCCCATCGCCCAGGCGGCATCACGTCGCGGAGCCGTCTCGTCGACCCGCTCGAGCATCATCCCGTGCTCGGACTCCTCGCGCACGCCCACGATCCGTGCACCACCGGACTCGGCCAGCCAGCGCAGCCCTGCCGCCTCGGTGGCGAAGAACCCGGGCGGCGCGTGCGGGTCGGACTTGGTGAACTCGCCCGGCACCCCCATCACCCCAGGTAGGGCGTCGACATTCCGGCGCCCGCGAACGGCCCGAGCGGCCCGGCCAGCACGCTCACCATCCGCAGGTTCTCGCCCAGGGGCAGTTGCTCCAGTGTCACCGGATCGGCGGGCACGATGAGCCCCGAGGGCACGCCCGGCTGCTCCCACGCCTGCGCCACCACGAACGCCTCCGGCAGAGGGGCCCCGACGAAGGCGAACCTGGGCGCACCCGGGATCCCGTCGCCGGCGGAGTGCACGCGCCGCAGCACGAGCTCATCGGCCGGAGGCGAGGTGTTCTCGGCCGGACGCACTTCCGCCACCTCGTACACCTGCAGGCCCGACTGGTAGAGGACCACGTCGCCGAGGTGCTCGATGGACGCCGTCACCGGGTCGGCGGGCACTGGGCCGGCGGCCACGGAACCGGCCGCCGATGCCGTGCCGGCACCGAGCATCGCCCCGGACGTCAGCACTGCTCCACCCAGCAGCACCGCCGCCGCCCCGACGGCCGCCGCCCCGCGCGTCAACACCTTCGCCGACATCCCGCACCTCCGGTCGCCATCCCCGTCACCCCCGTGGTGCACCGATGATCCCACGCGGGGCCGCGGGCCACGGGGGTTTCCACCTCACGTCACGTCCGGCAGCCGCACGGGCGCGAGCTCGGCGAACCGGTCGCCGGGGCCCGGGTTCGCCGCCGCGCACGCCCCGCCCAGGTGGTGCATCACGCCCCACACCGCGTTGAGCGCCGTCTGTACCGCGCCCTCCGCCCAGCCTGCGGTCCACGAGATGTCGTCGCCGGCGAGGAACACTCCGCGGTGCCCGTCGGCGAAGCCGTCCTGCATGAAGTGGGTGAACAGCCGCTCCTGGTAGCGGTAGTGCCCGGGCAGGTTGGCGCGGAACGCCCCCATGAAGTTGCGTTCGACCTCCCAGGAGATGGTGAGCGGCGACGCGATGACGTGCGAGCGGATGTCGACGTCGGGGTAGATGGCGGACAGCGAGTCCAGCATGAGGTCCATCCGCTCGGCGGCGCCCAGGGGCACGAGCTTGAGCGAGTCGTCGGTCCAGGTGTAGGACAGGCAGATCGCGGCGGGCCCGTCCCCCGGCGCGCCCGCCCCGGCCAGCGGACCGTCGAGCAAGTAGGTGCCGCGCGGCATGCGGTCGGTGAGCGTCATGCCCATCACCGGCCGGCCGGTCGCGGGGTCGACATCACGCCAGAACGGCCGGTCCACCAGCACGAACACCTTGGACGAGCCCATGTAGTGGGTGCGCTCGATGGCGCTCCAGCGGAGCGGGTCGAACAGCGACTCGTCCGTCCGGATCGTGTTGAGCAGCAGCCACACCGGCGCCGTGTGCACCACTGCCGGGTAGGTGGCGATGGCTCCGTCGGCGTCGGTGATCGTGATGCGGTGCGGGTGGGTGCGCCGGATCCCCGTCGCCGCCGGCCGGGGCAGGCCACCGGGGTGCAGCGCGGCGAGCGAGGTGCCGGCCGGCCAGTGCGCCGTCCCCGCGGGCGCCGACGACCACAGGCGCAGCGGCAGTTGCTGTGCGCCGCCGTCGATCCCGCGGTGCTCCTCGTCGGCCGCCGTCGCCACCACGCGCAGCACCTCGAGGATGGAGTTGGAGAAGTCGGTGTCCCAGCCGCCGGTGCCGAAGCCGACCTGCCCGAACAGTTCCCGGTCCGCGAACGAGCGCAGGTGCGGCGAGTCGACGAGGAACCGGTAGAAGGTGGTGTCGTCGTAGCGGCGGACCAGCGGATGCCACAGCGCCGCGATCGCCTGCGGATCGCGCGCCCGGATCGCGTCGCGCAGGGCGGACAGGCCCGCCCTGTCTTCGAGGGTCGCCGCCCAGGCGCGCGCCACCCGCCGGAACACCGCGGGCAGCTCGTCGAGCGTCCGGCCGCGGACCGTGGCGCCCTTGAGGTCGATGACGGTCTCGGGGGTGGCGGGCGAGAGCGGGTTGGGGAACGGCGACGTGCGCAGCCCCGTCTCGCGCAGGTATCCGTAGAGGGTGGTCGACGACCGCGGGAACCGCATCGCGCCCAGCTCGGCGACGGTGCCCGGGTGCCCGTCGAACGCGGCCGATCGCATGCGCCCGCCGATCTGCTCGGCCTCGTACACCACCGGCCGCAGCCCCATGCGCAGCAGCTCGTAGGCGGCGACGACGCCGGACAGGCCCGCCCCGATCACCGCCACCTCGGTGCCGTGCGCCGCCGCTGGCACCGCGCCGATGCCCGCGGGATGCTCGCGGAACGTGTCGTACGGGAAGGGGAAGTCGGGGCCGACCATCGACAGCGGGCTGCCGGGCCCGGGCGCGACGGGGATGCTCACGCCGGGCCCGCGGCGCTGCGGGGACCGGCCCCCTCGCCCGCCGTCTCGCCGCCCTCCGTTCCGGAGCCTGACGCCCCGTACAGGTCGGTGCGGCGGTCGCGCAGGTAGGTGTTGCGCCGCCGCGAGCGGGCCAGCAGCTCCGGGTCGAGGTCCACCACCAGCAGCTCGGCCTCGTCGCCGGCACGGGCGAACTCGGTGCTGTCCGGGGCGACGGCGCAGGTGTGGCCGCAGTAGTAGGTGACCGGCGAGCCCTCGAACGCGCCCGGCTCCTGGCCGATGCGGTTGACGTAGGAGATGAACAGCTGGCTCTCCACGGCGCGCGCGGGCACCAGGATGCGGGCCACGTGGTCGTCCGGGTAGGCGAGGGCGGTGGGCACCAGCAGCCAGTCGGTGCCGGCCAGCGCGTGGGCGCGCACGGCCTCGGGGAACTCGACGTCGTAGCAGATCAGGATTCCGCAGGTCAGGCCGCCGAGAGCGAACTGCACCACGGGGTCGTCGCCCGGGGTGAAGGCGGCGTCGTCGGGCCCGCCGCCGGCCGCAGGACTCGTATCGTCTTCCCGTGGGACGTACAGGTGGGTCTTGCGGTAGTGGGCGAGCAGTTCGCCGTCGGCGCCCACCACGGCCACCGCGTTGTAGAGCGGCAGATCCTTACCGCCACCGCGCTTCCCGACCCGCCCTTGCTCCACGTACCCGTACGCGATGGCGATGCCGGTTTCGCGCGCGGCCTGCGCCATCGTCCTCGCTATGGGACCAGGAGCCGTGCCGCCGGGCCCCGGTTCGGGGCGCAGCGGCCGCCTGAATCCGGTGCAGGTGAGCTCCGAGCACACGAGGATCACCGCGCCGGACTCCGCGGCGGAGCGCGCCGACGCGGCGACCTCGGCCAGGGCGCCGTCGATGTCGGTCGACTCGGGACCCTGCAGCAGTGCCACCCGCATGACGCACCTCCATCGTCGACGGCTACCCGGCCGTGTCGGCGGCGGCGTCGGGCTCGTCCGCCGCCGACGCGCAGCAGCTCTTACGGGACAGTGCGGCGTCGATCAGCAGGCTCGCACCGATGCCGAGCAGCCACGAATCCTTCGCGATGGCCGTGCCCTGCTGGGTGGGCCGCGGCGAGCCGTCCTCGTGCATGCCGGGCGTGCGGGCGTACATCGTCAGCAGCCCGGAGCTGAAGGCCACGAGCCCGGCGCCCGCCACGGCCGTGGGAACGAACGGCGCCAGCAGCGCCGAACCCAGCGCGATCTCCGCGCCCGCGAGCGTCTTGCCGAACGTGCCCGGGCTCAGGCTCTTGACGGGCGGGACGGCGTTGGCGGCCATCGATTGCAGCCCCGCCGCGCCGTCGTCGTCCAAGGCCAGCTTGCCGACGCCCGAGTTGAGGATGAACGCGCCCGTCACGGCCCGCAGCGGCAGGCGGCGTAGGCGGGCATTGCGTGGCTTCAGGTTCACTGGTGGCTCCTCGATTCAGATCGACCATGGTCTCCTGGGAGGCCTCTTCCATCCCACCAGAACACCCGCCCGCTCGGCACTATTTCCACGAAGCCGCAGCGAACGTCGAATTCCTACCGCTCCGAGCACCCGTGTCCGCCGTCGGCAATCCCGGTAGCATCGGGCCATGGCCACAGCGAGCGCGGCGCAGACCTACGACCTGCCGCATGAGGGCGAGGTGCGTGCTGTACTGCGTCGCTACGGGGTGCGCCGCGCGCAATTGTTCGGCAGCGCCGCGCGCGGAGAGCTGACGCCGACGAGCGACATCGACATGCTCATCGACCTCCCCGGCCCGCTTGATTACGCAGTACTGCTGCGCCTCTCCGAGGAACTCGAGGCTGCGACTGGTCGGCGCGTCGATCTACTGACCTCGATCAAGCCGGTGTTCCGCCCCTACATCGAGCCGGACCTGGTCGAGATCGTCCTGTGAAGTCACCTCGTCCGTACTTGCAGTTGGTGGTCGCGGCGGCAGATCGCGTGGCAGAGTATCTCCCTGCCTCCGAGGACGAGTTCCTCCGCACGCAGCTCGTACAGGATGCCGTATGCATGCGCCTGCAGGAGATGGGCGAGAAACTCGGCAAGATCCGCCGCCAGTTCCCGGACTTCTACGCGGACAACAGCTCTGAGAGCTGGCAACGGCTGATCGGGCTCCGCAACGTCATCTCGCATGGCTATGGCGAACTCGACATGCGCGTCGTCTGGCAGATCGCCTCAGTCCACCTGGATCCGCTGACCGAAGACCTCCAGGCCCTCCTCGATCCGCCCTGAAGGGTCCATAAGTCCGCCTTCTACCCGCCCGCATACGCCGCCAGGTGTTCGCCGGTGAGCGTCGACCGGTCCGCCACCAGCTCCCGGGGCGTGCCCTCGAACACCACGCGCCCGCCGTCATGCCCGGCGCCGGGGCCCAGGTCGATGATCCAGTCGGCGTGCGCCATCACCGCCTGGTGGTGTTCGATGACGATCACCGACTTGCCGGAATCGACCAGCCGGTCGAGCAGCGCCAGCAGCTGTTCCACGTCGGCCAGGTGCAGGCCGGTGGTGGGCTCGTCGAGCACGTAGACCCCGCCCTTGTCGCCCATCCGGGTGGCGAGCTTGATGCGCTGGCGTTCGCCGCCGGACAGGGTCGTCAGCGGCTGGCCCACCCGCAGGTAGCCGAGGCCCACGTCGGCCAGTCGCACCAGGATCTTGTGGGCGGCGGGGATCCGCGCGTCGGCGGCGCCGTCCACCTCACCGGAGAAGAAGCGCTCGGCCTCGGCGACGGACATGTCGAGCACCTCGGCGATGGTGCGGCCGCCCAGCGTGTACTCCAGCACGGACGCCTGGAACCGCCGGCCCTCGCATTCCTCGCACACCGTGGCCACGCCGGCCATGATCGCCAGGTCGGTGTAGATGACGCCCGCCCCCTTGCACGCCGGGCAGGCGCCGTCCGAGTTGGCGCTGAACAAGCCCGGCTTGACCCCGTTGGCCTTGGCGAACGCCTTGCGCACCGGCTCGAGCAGCCCGGTGTAGGTGGCCGGGTTGCTGCGCCTCGAGCCCTTGATGGCCGACTGGTCGACGACCACCACCCCGTCGCGCTCCTCGAGTGATCCGTGCACCAGCGAGCTCTTGCCCGAGCCCGCCACGCCGGTGACCACGCACAGCACGCCCAGCGGGATGTCCACGTCGATGCCGCGCAGGTTGTGGGTGCTCGCGCCCCGGATCTCCACGGCGCCGGACGCCTCGCGCACCGTCTCCTTGAGCGCCGTCCTGTCGCCAAGGTGCCGGCCGGTGACGGTGTCCGCGCCGCGCAGCTGCTCCACCGTGCCCTCGAACACGATGCGCCCGCCCTCGGTGCCCGCGCCCGGGCCCAGGTCCACCACGTGGTCGGCGATGGCGATGGCCTCCGGCTTGTGCTCCACCACCAGCACCGTGTTGCCCTTGTCCCGCAGCTGCAGCAGCAGGTCGTTCATGCGGGCGATGTCGTGCGGGTGCAGGCCGATCGTCGGCTCGTCGAACACGTAGGTGACGTCGGTGAGCGACGAGCCCAGGTGCCGGATCATCTTGGTGCGCTGCGCCTCTCCGCCGGACAGCGTGCCGGACGGCCGGTTGAGGCTCAGGTAGCCGAGGCCGATGGCCACGAACGAGTCGAGCGTGTCGCCCAGCGACCCCAGCAGCGGGGCCAGCGACGCGGCCGACGCACCGCCCGCAGCACCATCACCCGCAGCACTCTCATCCGCGGAGCCCGCAGCGAGCTCCCGCACCCACTCGGCCAGGTCGCTGATCTGCATCTCGCACACGTCGGCGATGGACTTGCCGGCGATCCTCGATGAACGGGCGAGCGCACTGAGCCTGGTCCCCCCGCACTCCGGGCACACCCCGAAGGTGATGGCCCTGTCGACGAAGGCGCGGATGTGCGGCTGCATCGCCTCGCGGTCCTTGGCCAGGAACGACTTCTGGATGCGCGGGATCAGCCCCTCGAAGGTGACGTTGACGCCGTCGACCTTGATCCGGGTGGGCTCCTTGTAGAGCAGGGCGTTCAGCTCGCGCTTGGTGAACTTGGCGATGGGCTTGTCCGGGTCGAAGAACCCGCATCCGGCGAAGATGCGCCCGTACCAGCCGCTCACGCTGTAGTTGGGGATGGTGAGCGCGCCCTCGCGGATCGACTTGGAGTCGTCGTACAGCGCCGTCAGGTCGAAGTCGCTCACCTCGCCGCGCCCCTCGCACCGCGGGCACATGCCGCCGGTGACGGAGAACTCGCGGCGCTCCTTCACCTCCCGGCCGCCCTTCTCGATGGTCACGGCGCCGGCACCGCTGATGGAGGCGACGTTGAACGAGAACGCCTGCGCGCTGCCGATGTGCGGGGTGCCGAGCCGGCTGAACAGGATCCGCAGCATCGCGTACGCGTCGGTGGCCGTGCCCACGGTGGAGCGCGGGTTGGCGCCCATGCGCTCCTGGTCGACGATGATCGCGGTGGTCAGGCCGTCGAGCACGTCCACGTCGGGCCGGGCCAGCGAGGGCATGAACCCCTGCACGAAGCTGCTGTAGGTCTCGTTGATGAGGCGCTGCGATTCGGCGGCGATGGTGGCGAACACCAGGGAGCTCTTGCCGGAGCCGGAGACACCGGTGAACGCGGTGAGCCGGCGCTTGGGCAGCTCCACGCTGACGTCGGCGAGGTTGTTCTCGCGCGCGCCGTGCACGCGGATCAGGTCGTGGCTGTCTGCGGGGTGCGTCACGGCTCACGATGCTACCGGCGCGCCGCCCCCTCGAGTGGGTGGTTCTTCGGTGCTCCACTGGCGGTCGCGCACCCGAAAACCGCCAACTCGGCGGGCGCGAGGGGGACAATCGACCCCATGACGGATCCCGTGGGTCCCGTGGACGCCACGCGGGTGCCGCGGTTCGCGGGCCCGCCCACGTTCGCGCGGCTGCCCCGCATCGACCAGGTGGCGCCGGAGTCGCTGCCCGCGGCCGTCGCGATCCTCGGCGCACCGTTCGACGCGGGCACCAGCTACCGGCCGGGCGCGCGGTTCGGGCCCGGGCACGTCCGCGCGTCGTCGCGGCTGCTGCGGCCGTTCCACCCGGGGCTCGGGGTGTCGCCGTTCGCGGCGCGGCAGGTGGTGGACGCGGGCGACCTGGCTCTGAACCCGTTCGACATCGCCGCCGCGCTGGGCGACGTGGAGGCGGGCGTGGGGTCGCTGCGCGCGTCGGGCGCGCGGGTGGTGACGCTCGGCGGGGACCACACCATCGCCCTGCCGATCCTGCGGGCGGTGGCGCGCGACGCGGGCCCGGTGGCGGTGGTGCACTTCGACGCGCACCTGGACACCTGGGACACGTACTTCGGCGCCCCGTACACGCACGGCACCCCGTTCCGGCGGGCCAGCGAGGAGGGGCTGATCGACCTGCGCCGCTCGGTGCACGTGGGCACCCGCGGCCCGCTGTATTCGGAGTACGACCTGCGCGACGACGCGGTCCTGGGCTTCCAGGTGATCCCCGCGGACGCCTACGAGTCCGCCGGCGTGGCGGGCGTGGCCGGGGCGATGCTGCGGCGCCTCGGCGACGGCCCGGTCTACGTCTCGGTGGACGTGGACGTGCTCGA
This window contains:
- a CDS encoding fructosamine kinase family protein gives rise to the protein MGVPGEFTKSDPHAPPGFFATEAAGLRWLAESGGARIVGVREESEHGMMLERVDETAPRRDAAWAMGRGLARTHAAGADAFGALPPGAKQYFFGPMCHPLALPHAPSPHFGEFYAAARVEPVALWCRGKGAIDGAMSDGVERVCADLRAGRWDLGADGRPVRPARIHGDLWAGNVLWDDGGAVLIDPAACGGHPEADLAMLSLFGAPHLESIVDGYANAAPLPGDWTDRIGLHQLFPLLVHALLFGGGYAASARAAVAALID
- a CDS encoding ATP-binding cassette domain-containing protein, coding for MTHPADSHDLIRVHGARENNLADVSVELPKRRLTAFTGVSGSGKSSLVFATIAAESQRLINETYSSFVQGFMPSLARPDVDVLDGLTTAIIVDQERMGANPRSTVGTATDAYAMLRILFSRLGTPHIGSAQAFSFNVASISGAGAVTIEKGGREVKERREFSVTGGMCPRCEGRGEVSDFDLTALYDDSKSIREGALTIPNYSVSGWYGRIFAGCGFFDPDKPIAKFTKRELNALLYKEPTRIKVDGVNVTFEGLIPRIQKSFLAKDREAMQPHIRAFVDRAITFGVCPECGGTRLSALARSSRIAGKSIADVCEMQISDLAEWVRELAAGSADESAAGDGAAGGASAASLAPLLGSLGDTLDSFVAIGLGYLSLNRPSGTLSGGEAQRTKMIRHLGSSLTDVTYVFDEPTIGLHPHDIARMNDLLLQLRDKGNTVLVVEHKPEAIAIADHVVDLGPGAGTEGGRIVFEGTVEQLRGADTVTGRHLGDRTALKETVREASGAVEIRGASTHNLRGIDVDIPLGVLCVVTGVAGSGKSSLVHGSLEERDGVVVVDQSAIKGSRRSNPATYTGLLEPVRKAFAKANGVKPGLFSANSDGACPACKGAGVIYTDLAIMAGVATVCEECEGRRFQASVLEYTLGGRTIAEVLDMSVAEAERFFSGEVDGAADARIPAAHKILVRLADVGLGYLRVGQPLTTLSGGERQRIKLATRMGDKGGVYVLDEPTTGLHLADVEQLLALLDRLVDSGKSVIVIEHHQAVMAHADWIIDLGPGAGHDGGRVVFEGTPRELVADRSTLTGEHLAAYAGG
- a CDS encoding pentapeptide repeat-containing protein — encoded protein: MTLASHDVDLTGADLRAATLHGADLDRALFLTASQVGATLDDEHTLLPPDIDRPSHWGR
- a CDS encoding HepT-like ribonuclease domain-containing protein, with the translated sequence MAEYLPASEDEFLRTQLVQDAVCMRLQEMGEKLGKIRRQFPDFYADNSSESWQRLIGLRNVISHGYGELDMRVVWQIASVHLDPLTEDLQALLDPP
- a CDS encoding ribbon-helix-helix protein, CopG family, whose protein sequence is MERKIRGQEVSDRQIDERVAEAEAGYNPQWLKKRMGRPSRSEHAAKVVPVRLTDAELEAVMARAEREHLNRSDAIRQALAQWAAAS
- a CDS encoding flavin monoamine oxidase family protein, whose translation is MSIPVAPGPGSPLSMVGPDFPFPYDTFREHPAGIGAVPAAAHGTEVAVIGAGLSGVVAAYELLRMGLRPVVYEAEQIGGRMRSAAFDGHPGTVAELGAMRFPRSSTTLYGYLRETGLRTSPFPNPLSPATPETVIDLKGATVRGRTLDELPAVFRRVARAWAATLEDRAGLSALRDAIRARDPQAIAALWHPLVRRYDDTTFYRFLVDSPHLRSFADRELFGQVGFGTGGWDTDFSNSILEVLRVVATAADEEHRGIDGGAQQLPLRLWSSAPAGTAHWPAGTSLAALHPGGLPRPAATGIRRTHPHRITITDADGAIATYPAVVHTAPVWLLLNTIRTDESLFDPLRWSAIERTHYMGSSKVFVLVDRPFWRDVDPATGRPVMGMTLTDRMPRGTYLLDGPLAGAGAPGDGPAAICLSYTWTDDSLKLVPLGAAERMDLMLDSLSAIYPDVDIRSHVIASPLTISWEVERNFMGAFRANLPGHYRYQERLFTHFMQDGFADGHRGVFLAGDDISWTAGWAEGAVQTALNAVWGVMHHLGGACAAANPGPGDRFAELAPVRLPDVT
- a CDS encoding nitrilase-related carbon-nitrogen hydrolase, which produces MRVALLQGPESTDIDGALAEVAASARSAAESGAVILVCSELTCTGFRRPLRPEPGPGGTAPGPIARTMAQAARETGIAIAYGYVEQGRVGKRGGGKDLPLYNAVAVVGADGELLAHYRKTHLYVPREDDTSPAAGGGPDDAAFTPGDDPVVQFALGGLTCGILICYDVEFPEAVRAHALAGTDWLLVPTALAYPDDHVARILVPARAVESQLFISYVNRIGQEPGAFEGSPVTYYCGHTCAVAPDSTEFARAGDEAELLVVDLDPELLARSRRRNTYLRDRRTDLYGASGSGTEGGETAGEGAGPRSAAGPA
- the speB gene encoding agmatinase; this translates as MTDPVGPVDATRVPRFAGPPTFARLPRIDQVAPESLPAAVAILGAPFDAGTSYRPGARFGPGHVRASSRLLRPFHPGLGVSPFAARQVVDAGDLALNPFDIAAALGDVEAGVGSLRASGARVVTLGGDHTIALPILRAVARDAGPVAVVHFDAHLDTWDTYFGAPYTHGTPFRRASEEGLIDLRRSVHVGTRGPLYSEYDLRDDAVLGFQVIPADAYESAGVAGVAGAMLRRLGDGPVYVSVDVDVLDPAHAPGTGTPEAGGLTSRELLLTLRALAGRELLGADVVEVAPAYDHAEITGIAAAHVTYELLALMATSPWH
- a CDS encoding sugar O-acetyltransferase, with amino-acid sequence MGEMKRRMLSGESYRDDDGELLAERLACRRALDEFNGAPADDEERRIEILRSLLGSLGERTRIMPRLTCDYGAQIHIGDDSFLNYDAILLDCAHITIGSNVFIGPRAQLLTALHPMEDHAARRAGWESAAPVTIGDGVWLGAGVIVCPGVRIGPDTVIGTGSVVTRDLPARVFAAGNPCRVIRSLEGEAPA
- a CDS encoding GNAT family N-acetyltransferase, translating into MAEVDSPWRIDPVTLTGSLVELVPLAPEHHDGLVDAARDGEMWDRWYTSVPEPDGMRAEVDRRLSLAERGEMVPFTAVRRSDGAALGMTTYYALDPVVPRLEIGYTWNRQSAHGAGTNAESKLLLLTHAFDVLGCQCVGFRTQWQNRQSQEAIERLGARRDGVLRAYGRHRNGVLKDVVMYSVLAHEWPEVRAGLEHRLRHRR
- a CDS encoding nucleotidyltransferase family protein yields the protein MATASAAQTYDLPHEGEVRAVLRRYGVRRAQLFGSAARGELTPTSDIDMLIDLPGPLDYAVLLRLSEELEAATGRRVDLLTSIKPVFRPYIEPDLVEIVL